Proteins from a genomic interval of Staphylococcus debuckii:
- the rplI gene encoding 50S ribosomal protein L9, protein MKVIFTQDVKGKGKKGEVKDVPVGYANNFLFKKNVAVEATPGNLKQLQQQNKRAEQEREQEIEDAKALKKKLEDIEVEVTAKSGEGGKLFGSVSTKQIAQALQKQHDIKIDKRKMDLPNGIHALGYTNVPVKLDKEVDGTIRVHTVEQ, encoded by the coding sequence ATGAAAGTAATTTTTACACAAGATGTTAAAGGTAAAGGTAAAAAAGGCGAAGTTAAAGACGTACCAGTAGGTTATGCAAATAACTTCTTATTCAAGAAAAATGTTGCTGTAGAAGCAACTCCAGGTAATTTAAAACAATTACAACAACAAAATAAACGTGCTGAACAAGAAAGAGAACAAGAAATTGAAGACGCTAAAGCATTGAAGAAAAAATTAGAAGATATCGAAGTTGAAGTAACAGCTAAATCAGGCGAAGGCGGCAAACTTTTCGGTTCTGTCAGCACTAAACAAATCGCACAAGCCTTGCAAAAACAACACGATATCAAAATTGATAAACGTAAAATGGACTTACCAAATGGTATCCACGCGTTAGGTTATACAAATGTACCTGTTAAATTAGATAAAGAAGTCGATGGTACAATTCGTGTCCACACTGTAGAACAATAA
- the dnaB gene encoding replicative DNA helicase, which yields MDGMYEQNQMPHNNEAEQSVLGAIIIDPQLIGETQGVLLPESFYRGAHQHIFRAMMHLSEENSDIDVVTLMDQLTSEGTLSEAGGPQYLAELANKVPTTRNIEYYREIVFKLAAKRNLIRVADQIAKDGYDTELDLDDVLSDAERKILELSATRESEGFKDIRDVLGQVYENAEELDQNSGQTPGIPTGYRDLDQMTAGFNRNDLIILAARPSVGKTAFALNIAQKVATNEGNYTVGIFSLEMGADQLATRMICSSGNVDSNRLRTGTMTEEDWNRFTVAVGKLSRTKIFIDDTPGIRITDLRSKCRRLKQEHGLDMIVIDYLQLIMGSGSRMSDNRQQEVSEISRTLKAIARELECPVIALSQLSRGVEQRQDKRPMMSDIRESGSIEQDADIVAFLYRDDYYNREGDEDDDDGGMEPVANDDNGEIEVIIAKQRNGPTGTVKLHFMKQYNKFTDIDYAHADMM from the coding sequence ATGGATGGAATGTACGAACAAAACCAAATGCCGCATAACAATGAGGCTGAGCAATCTGTCTTAGGTGCCATTATTATTGATCCGCAGCTCATCGGGGAAACTCAGGGAGTCTTACTTCCTGAGTCCTTTTATAGAGGCGCACACCAACACATTTTCCGTGCGATGATGCACCTCTCTGAGGAAAATAGTGATATTGATGTCGTTACCTTGATGGATCAGCTGACATCAGAAGGAACATTAAGTGAAGCGGGCGGACCGCAGTACTTGGCTGAATTAGCTAATAAAGTACCGACGACCCGCAATATTGAATATTATCGAGAAATCGTCTTTAAGCTTGCAGCGAAACGTAATTTGATTCGTGTTGCGGATCAAATTGCGAAAGACGGTTATGATACAGAACTCGATTTAGATGACGTTTTAAGTGATGCCGAACGAAAAATTTTAGAACTCTCTGCCACAAGAGAATCAGAAGGTTTTAAAGATATCAGGGATGTCTTAGGTCAGGTTTATGAGAATGCTGAAGAACTCGATCAAAATAGTGGCCAGACTCCTGGTATTCCAACAGGTTATCGTGATTTAGACCAAATGACAGCAGGGTTCAACCGCAATGATTTAATCATTTTAGCAGCCCGCCCATCAGTAGGTAAGACTGCCTTCGCTTTAAATATTGCGCAAAAGGTTGCGACTAATGAAGGCAACTACACTGTAGGTATCTTCTCGCTTGAGATGGGTGCTGATCAGTTGGCTACACGTATGATTTGTAGCTCAGGAAACGTAGACTCTAACCGTTTACGTACAGGTACAATGACTGAAGAAGACTGGAATCGATTTACAGTAGCTGTCGGTAAATTGTCTAGGACAAAAATCTTTATTGATGATACACCAGGTATCCGTATTACAGATTTGCGTTCGAAATGCCGCCGTTTAAAGCAAGAACATGGCTTAGATATGATAGTAATCGACTACTTGCAGTTGATTATGGGAAGCGGTTCTCGTATGTCAGACAACCGTCAACAAGAAGTATCTGAGATTTCCAGAACACTCAAAGCCATTGCACGTGAACTTGAATGCCCAGTCATTGCGTTAAGTCAGTTATCTCGTGGTGTAGAACAACGACAAGATAAACGTCCAATGATGAGTGATATTCGGGAATCTGGTTCCATCGAGCAAGATGCCGACATTGTAGCCTTTTTATATCGCGATGATTACTATAATCGTGAAGGTGACGAAGACGACGATGATGGCGGTATGGAACCTGTAGCGAATGATGATAACGGCGAGATTGAAGTCATTATTGCTAAACAACGTAACGGTCCAACTGGTACCGTTAAATTACACTTCATGAAACAATACAATAAATTTACAGATATTGATTATGCACATGCAGATATGATGTAA
- a CDS encoding adenylosuccinate synthase has product MSSIVVVGTQWGDEGKGKITDFLAEQADVITRFSGGNNAGHTIKFGGETYKLHLVPSGIFYQDKLSVIGNGVVVDPVALLKELDALNERGIPTNNLRISNRAQVILPYHLLQDEYEERLRGDNKIGTTKKGIGPAYVDKAQRIGIRMADLLDKETFERLLKSNLEYKSAYFKGMFNEEAPAFEDIFEEYYAAGQRLKEYVTDTPKILDDALAANERVLFEGAQGVMLDIDHGTYPFVTSSNPIAGNVTVGGGVGPTAVSKVIGVCKSYTSRVGDGPFPTELFDEDGHHIREVGREYGTTTGRPRRVGWFDSVVLRHSRRVSGITDLSINSIDVLTGLDTVKICVAYELDGKEITEYPANLNDLKRCKPIYEELPGWTEDITGVQSLEALPENARHYLERISELSGVDISIFSVGPDRTQTNMLKPLWS; this is encoded by the coding sequence ATGTCATCAATCGTAGTTGTTGGGACACAATGGGGAGACGAAGGTAAAGGTAAAATTACAGACTTTTTAGCAGAACAAGCAGACGTGATTACACGTTTTTCAGGCGGTAACAACGCTGGTCATACAATCAAATTTGGCGGCGAAACTTACAAATTGCACTTAGTACCATCAGGAATTTTTTATCAAGATAAACTTTCAGTGATTGGTAACGGTGTAGTTGTAGATCCTGTTGCTTTATTGAAAGAGTTGGATGCATTAAACGAACGCGGTATTCCAACAAATAATTTGCGCATTTCAAACCGTGCTCAAGTTATTTTGCCTTACCACTTATTGCAAGATGAGTATGAAGAACGTCTTCGCGGCGATAACAAAATCGGTACGACTAAGAAAGGTATCGGCCCAGCATACGTTGATAAAGCACAAAGAATCGGAATCCGTATGGCGGATTTATTAGACAAAGAAACTTTTGAAAGATTATTAAAATCAAACCTTGAATACAAATCAGCATACTTTAAAGGTATGTTTAACGAAGAAGCTCCTGCTTTCGAAGATATCTTTGAAGAATATTATGCAGCAGGTCAACGTTTGAAAGAATATGTAACAGACACACCTAAAATCTTAGATGACGCTTTAGCAGCAAATGAACGCGTATTATTCGAAGGTGCACAAGGTGTAATGCTTGATATCGACCATGGTACATATCCATTCGTTACATCAAGCAACCCAATTGCTGGTAACGTAACTGTTGGCGGTGGCGTAGGTCCGACTGCAGTATCTAAAGTTATCGGTGTATGTAAATCATATACTTCACGTGTCGGTGACGGCCCATTCCCTACTGAATTATTTGATGAAGACGGCCATCACATCCGTGAAGTCGGCCGTGAATACGGTACAACTACAGGCCGCCCTCGTCGTGTCGGCTGGTTCGACTCAGTAGTATTACGTCATTCACGCCGTGTGAGCGGTATTACTGATTTATCTATCAACTCAATCGACGTTTTAACTGGTTTAGACACTGTTAAAATTTGCGTAGCTTATGAGTTGGATGGAAAAGAAATCACTGAATACCCTGCAAACTTAAACGACTTGAAACGTTGCAAACCTATCTATGAAGAATTACCTGGATGGACAGAAGATATTACAGGCGTACAATCTTTAGAAGCACTTCCAGAAAATGCACGTCATTACTTAGAACGTATTTCTGAGCTTTCTGGCGTAGACATTTCAATCTTCTCAGTAGGTCCTGATCGTACACAAACAAACATGTTAAAACCTTTATGGTCATAA
- a CDS encoding YitT family protein has protein sequence MEHTTISGGHNKKEKKLSLTQIVVRILFLTIGALLTAAGLELFLVPNKLLDGGIVGISIILSHLTGWSLGLFIFILNLPFFFLGYKQIGKTFAISTLYAITILSVGTTLLHPVQAVVKEPLLITIFGGAIVGIGVGLVIRAGGTMDGTEIMSILLNNKVPFSVGEIVMIFNFFIFAIAGFIFTWESAMYSFVAYFIAFKMIDLILVGLDESKAVWIISDDYKEIGEAINDRLGRGVTYLNAEGAYTGEPRKVVFCVITRVEEAKLKEFVMQIDPNAFLSFGNVSEVRGGHHRKKDIH, from the coding sequence ATGGAACATACTACTATTTCTGGGGGTCATAACAAAAAAGAGAAAAAATTATCACTCACACAAATTGTTGTCCGCATATTATTTTTAACCATAGGTGCATTACTTACAGCTGCAGGGCTGGAACTTTTCTTAGTACCGAACAAATTGCTTGATGGAGGCATTGTCGGTATCTCAATTATTTTATCTCACTTAACAGGATGGTCGCTCGGCCTATTTATTTTCATACTCAATTTACCGTTTTTCTTTTTAGGATATAAACAAATAGGTAAGACGTTTGCTATCTCTACTTTATATGCAATTACCATTCTTTCTGTGGGTACAACGCTCTTGCATCCCGTACAAGCCGTGGTGAAAGAACCGCTTCTCATCACTATTTTCGGTGGCGCTATTGTCGGAATCGGCGTAGGACTGGTAATACGTGCAGGCGGTACGATGGATGGTACCGAAATCATGTCTATCCTCTTGAACAATAAAGTTCCTTTTTCCGTAGGTGAAATCGTCATGATTTTCAACTTTTTCATCTTTGCGATTGCAGGTTTTATTTTCACTTGGGAAAGTGCGATGTACAGCTTTGTAGCCTACTTTATCGCGTTCAAGATGATTGATTTGATACTTGTCGGTCTCGATGAGTCAAAAGCTGTTTGGATTATCAGCGATGATTATAAAGAAATTGGAGAAGCTATCAATGACCGTCTAGGACGTGGTGTGACTTACTTAAATGCGGAGGGCGCTTATACTGGCGAACCGCGTAAAGTCGTTTTCTGCGTCATCACACGTGTCGAAGAAGCCAAATTGAAAGAGTTTGTGATGCAAATCGATCCGAACGCCTTCTTGTCCTTCGGTAATGTTTCTGAAGTACGTGGCGGTCATCATCGTAAGAAAGATATCCACTAA